The Spirosoma foliorum genome has a window encoding:
- a CDS encoding DUF2807 domain-containing protein, with translation MKTTLFAFTWLLSLSIQAQDSKYSSSQEVRGSGWIVRETKPVAPFSEIQTQQFPATIAVEVGGNESSVAISLDDNLRPYLRIDQQNDILKLSFAEPSGKPFWISKSTIRVTIRTPQLIGFRHGSNNDVLIQGLSGEWFDLVNEANGTVRLRG, from the coding sequence ATGAAAACGACATTATTCGCTTTTACCTGGCTTTTATCGCTCAGTATCCAAGCCCAAGATTCTAAATACAGTTCCTCACAGGAAGTGCGCGGCAGCGGATGGATTGTACGGGAAACCAAACCGGTTGCCCCCTTCAGCGAGATTCAGACGCAACAGTTTCCGGCAACTATAGCCGTTGAGGTTGGCGGCAATGAATCCTCAGTAGCTATCAGCCTTGACGATAATCTGCGCCCGTACTTGCGCATTGACCAGCAGAACGACATCCTGAAACTATCCTTCGCCGAGCCATCAGGTAAACCATTCTGGATCAGCAAATCAACGATCCGTGTTACTATCCGAACGCCCCAACTCATTGGATTCAGACACGGGTCCAACAATGATGTGCTGATACAAGGGTTGAGCGGTGAGTGGTTCGACTTAGTCAACGAAGCGAATGGTACTGTAAGGCTGCGGGGATAA